The following are encoded together in the Bacteroidia bacterium genome:
- the rlmD gene encoding 23S rRNA (uracil(1939)-C(5))-methyltransferase RlmD: protein MKIKKQDIFSQVHIHQMTNEGTGLVHIHQVPVFVKGNVAPDDVVDIRITRVRKNACEATVQKVHQYSVAHTSPKCIHFGICGGCKWQHIHYATQLEQKQKFVVHAFEKAIPHFKFNFLPIIPAPQPYYYRNKMEFTFSTEKWLTLTEIQDKTTSIQDKNALGLHVPQRFDKVLDLQECHLLDERTSHILRVVKAYALQTQKPFYDLKKNSGFWRNIVLRKSYTTPDFMFILIVAEQDIDAINKALHYFQNELDFITSWIYIINPKLNDYYQDLTYHVFAGKGYITEYFENVVFRISPLSFFQTNTLQAQTLYQKVLELADIQPNQIVYDLYTGTGTIANYVAKKAAKVIGIELVDSAIQDGIQNAVLNQNQNILFFAGDMKNILTPSFIAQHGKPDVLITDPPRAGMHPDVVQTIIQAKPHTIVYVSCNPETQAKDISMLLEHYQVVSLQPVDMFPQTAHVECIAKLVLKNP, encoded by the coding sequence ATGAAAATTAAAAAGCAAGATATTTTTTCGCAAGTCCATATTCACCAAATGACAAATGAAGGTACGGGTTTAGTGCATATCCACCAAGTACCTGTTTTTGTCAAAGGTAATGTTGCCCCTGATGATGTAGTAGATATTCGCATCACCAGAGTAAGAAAAAACGCTTGCGAAGCCACTGTACAAAAAGTTCATCAATATTCCGTAGCCCATACTTCCCCCAAGTGTATTCATTTTGGAATATGTGGCGGTTGTAAATGGCAGCATATCCACTATGCTACTCAATTAGAGCAAAAACAGAAATTTGTAGTCCATGCTTTTGAAAAGGCTATACCCCATTTCAAATTCAATTTTTTACCTATCATTCCTGCACCACAGCCCTACTACTATCGCAACAAAATGGAATTTACATTCAGTACAGAAAAATGGCTGACCTTAACTGAAATACAAGATAAAACTACCTCAATCCAAGATAAAAATGCCTTAGGTTTGCATGTCCCACAACGATTTGATAAAGTATTAGACCTTCAAGAGTGCCACCTTTTAGATGAAAGAACTTCGCATATTTTACGTGTAGTAAAAGCATACGCTTTACAAACTCAAAAACCTTTCTATGACCTTAAAAAAAATTCAGGATTTTGGCGAAATATCGTATTGAGAAAGTCTTATACCACCCCCGATTTTATGTTTATTCTTATTGTAGCAGAACAGGATATTGATGCTATCAACAAAGCTTTGCACTATTTTCAAAACGAACTTGACTTTATTACTTCCTGGATTTATATCATCAACCCGAAATTAAATGATTACTATCAAGACCTAACGTATCATGTTTTTGCAGGAAAAGGATACATCACAGAGTATTTTGAAAATGTAGTCTTTCGTATTAGTCCACTTTCTTTCTTTCAAACCAATACTTTGCAAGCTCAAACTTTATATCAAAAAGTGCTTGAATTAGCAGATATTCAGCCCAATCAAATTGTATATGATTTGTACACAGGTACTGGCACAATAGCCAATTACGTTGCTAAAAAGGCAGCCAAAGTAATAGGAATTGAATTAGTAGACTCGGCTATACAAGATGGTATACAAAACGCTGTACTTAATCAAAATCAGAATATTCTTTTTTTTGCAGGCGACATGAAAAATATTCTTACCCCGTCTTTTATTGCTCAACATGGAAAACCCGATGTATTGATTACAGACCCTCCCCGCGCAGGTATGCATCCTGATGTTGTTCAAACAATTATCCAAGCAAAACCTCACACTATTGTGTATGTAAGTTGTAACCCTGAAACCCAAGCAAAAGATATATCTATGCTTTTAGAACATTATCAAGTAGTGAGCTTACAGCCCGTAGATATGTTCCCTCAAACAGCGCATGTAGAATGTATAGCAAAGTTAGTCTTAAAAAATCCATAA